The Solanum lycopersicum chromosome 6, SLM_r2.1 genome has a window encoding:
- the LOC104648105 gene encoding uncharacterized protein, with product MGTSGGGGEGTSGGGNIITGGHIGRGGNGTSGGGRIINGGRLGGGGEGTSGGGWIINGGRRGGGGDGTSGGGRIIIGGRRGGGGEGTSGGGRIIIGGRRGGGGDGTRGGGRIINGGRLGGGGDGTSGGGRIINGGRRGGGGDGTSGGGRIINGGRRGGGGEGTSGGGWIIIGGRLRGGGGDRTKGGGQVIIGGRCLFGG from the coding sequence ATGGGGACAAGTGGAGGTGGCGGAGAAGGAACTAGTGGTGGTGGGAATATTATAACCGGAGGCCATATTGGTAGAGGTGGCAATGGAACTAGTGGTGGTGGACGGATAATAAACGGAGGACGTCTAGGTGGAGGCGGAGAAGGTACTAGTGGTGGTGGATGGATTATAAATGGAGGACGACGTGGTGGAGGTGGTGATGGAACTAGTGGTGGTGGACGAATTATAATTGGGGGACGTCGTGGTGGAGGTGGAGAAGGTACTAGTGGTGGTGGACGGATTATAATTGGAGGACGTCGTGGAGGAGGTGGCGATGGAACTAGAGGTGGTGGACGGATTATAAATGGAGGACGTCTAGGTGGAGGTGGGGACGGGACTAGTGGTGGTGGACGGATTATAAATGGGGGACGTCGTGGTGGAGGTGGCGATGGAACTAGTGGTGGTGGACGGATTATAAATGGAGGACGTCGTGGAGGAGGTGGAGAAGGTACTAGTGGTGGTGGATGGATTATTATTGGAGGACGTCTTCGTGGTGGAGGCGGAGACAGAACTAAGGGTGGTGGACAGGTTATTATCGGAGGACGATGTCTTTTTGGTGGATGA
- the LOC101266951 gene encoding putative UPF0481 protein At3g02645 — MTSSCSTSNFDEHRWIIQIRRTLDEELEEDTEIPVSIFNVPKALLLSNQDCYVPQLVAIGPYHYWRSDLHDMERYKLAAAKRTQKHLYSLKFQHLVEQLIKFEHRIRSSYHKYLNFNGETLAWMMAVDASFLLEFLQIYAIKEGKILTRVSSRMSHLVDVAGRKSAHNAILRDLIMLENQIPLFLLRKILEVQCSSLELADTMLMSMLTGFCKELSPFQTTDESPKVNITECSHLLDFLYQFIVPKLDVTTSEITEDDHEQSSPIEEENITLGGKLSHIAQLVNEIWKIIVKINRGPVRFLKKIVFSKPIKFLLKVPWKLFTNLPVIKLLIQPITYLFFSQEKAEVISESNMNKPPLFEELAIPSVTELSESGVHFVATSEGIMSINFDDTNIKFHLPRVSLDVNTEVILRNLVAYEACNASGPLVFTRYTELMNGIIDTEEDAVLLREKGIILNRLKSDKEVAKLWNGMSRSLRLTKVPFIDKVIEDVNGFYNGRWSIKIGKMMKHYVFGSWQFLTFLAAIMLLLLMTLQAFCSVYKCARIFHTQNSG, encoded by the exons ATGACATCAAGCTGCAGTACTTCAAACTTCGATGAGCATCGATGGATTATTCAAATCCGTCGAACACTCGATGAAGAACTTGAAGAAGACACTGAAATTCCAGTTAGCATTTTCAATGTACCAAAAGCCCTGTTGCTAAGCAACCAAGATTGTTACGTGCCACAATTGGTGGCAATAGGCCCTTATCACTATTGGCGCTCGGATCTACACGATATGGAGAG GTACAAGCTAGCTGCTGCAAAGAGAACTCAGAAACACCTCTATAGCCTCAAATTTCAACATCTCGTTgaacaattaataaaatttgagCATAGAATTCGTAGTTCGTATCAcaaatacttgaatttcaatggtGAAACTTTGGCCTGGATGATGGCGGTGGACGCCTCTTTCTTACTTGAATTCCTTCAAATCTATGCTATCAAAGAAGGTAAAATTCTAACCAGAGTATCCTCAAGAATGTCACATTTGGTTGATGTTGCAGGGAGAAAATCCGCGCATAACGCTATTCTTAGAGATTTAATTATGCTCGAAAATCAGATCCCATTGTTCTTACTAAGAAAAATATTGGAAGTCCAATGTTCATCTTTAGAGTTAGCAGACACAATGTTGATGTCAATGCTAACCGGATTCTGTAAAGAGCTTTCTCCATTCCAAACGACAGACGAATCCCCAAAAGTAAACATCACAGAATGCTCTCACTTGCTAGACTTTTTGTACCAATTCATCGTGCCCAAATTAGACGTAACAACTTCTGAGATAACAGAAGATGATCACGAACAAAGTAGCccgattgaagaagaaaatattacttTAGGTGGAAAATTAAGTCACATCGCACAACTTGTTAATGAAATTTGGAAGATCATTGTGAAAATAAACAGAGGACCAGTACGTTTTCTcaagaaaattgtattttcCAAACCAATTAAATTCTTATTAAAAGTACCTTGGAAACTTTTTACTAATCTTCCTGTGATTAAACTTTTAATTCAACCAATTacatatttattcttttcaCAAGAAAAAGCAGAGGTAATTTCCGAAAGCAACATGAATAAGCCTCCACTTTTTGAAGAATTAGCCATTCCATCAGTAACAGAGCTTTCTGAATCCGGAGTACATTTCGTAGCCACCAGTGAAGGTATCATGAGCATAAATTTCGACGATACAAATATCAAATTTCATTTGCCTAGAGTCAGTCTAGATGTAAATACAGAGGTAATTTTGAGGAATTTAGTTGCGTATGAGGCATGTAACGCATCAGGGCCATTGGTTTTTACACGTTACACTGAATTGATGAATGGGATTATTGATACCGAAGAAGACGCGGTGTTACTTAGAGAAAAGGGGATAATTTTGAACCGTTTGAAGAGTGATAAAGAAGTTGCGAAGTTGTGGAATGGGATGAGTAGATCGTTGAGATTAACGAAAGTTCCGTTTATTGATAAAGTGATTGAAGATGTGAATGGATTTTATAATGGGAGATGGAGTATTAAGATTGGAAAAATGATGAAGCATTATGTGTTTGGATCATGGCAGTTTCTCACATTCCTGGCTGCTATTATGCTGTTATTGTTGATGACTTTACAAGCGTTTTGTTCCGTGTATAAGTGTGCTCGTATATTTCATACTCAAAATTCTGGGTAG